In Ilumatobacter fluminis, the following proteins share a genomic window:
- the gmd gene encoding GDP-mannose 4,6-dehydratase yields the protein MPVALITGVSGQDGSYLAELLLDKGYEVHGVVRRSSSVTRSRLDHLQSENLEDLHLHYGDLGDPLGLVRIIDRYGPDEVYNLAAQSHVAISFQQPEYTGDVTGVGAMRLLEAMRVAGSEARFYQASSSELYGSTPPPQSEVTPFHPRSPYAVAKLYAFWATVNYRESYGMHASNGILFNHESPRRGENFVTRKITRGVADIVHGKATELRLGNLDAKRDWGFAGDYVEGMWLMLQQDTPDDYVLATGEAHSVREFCEIAFGHAGLDWERYVVVDPEFFRPAEVDYLLGDPTKARTELSWKPTTSFEQLVTMMVDADLAA from the coding sequence ATGCCTGTTGCGTTGATCACGGGTGTGTCGGGTCAGGATGGTTCGTATCTGGCCGAGTTGCTGTTGGACAAGGGGTATGAGGTGCACGGTGTGGTGCGCCGCTCCAGTTCGGTGACGCGTTCGCGTTTGGATCATTTGCAGTCGGAGAATTTGGAGGATCTGCATCTGCATTACGGGGATCTGGGGGATCCGTTGGGGTTGGTGCGGATCATCGATCGGTACGGGCCTGATGAGGTGTACAACTTGGCGGCGCAGTCGCATGTGGCGATCTCGTTCCAGCAGCCGGAGTACACCGGTGATGTGACCGGTGTGGGTGCGATGCGGTTGTTGGAGGCGATGCGGGTCGCCGGCAGTGAGGCGAGGTTTTATCAGGCGTCGTCGTCGGAGTTGTATGGGTCGACGCCGCCGCCGCAGAGCGAGGTGACGCCGTTTCATCCGCGCAGCCCGTATGCGGTGGCGAAGTTGTATGCGTTCTGGGCGACGGTGAACTATCGGGAGTCGTATGGGATGCATGCGTCGAACGGGATCTTGTTCAATCATGAGAGTCCGCGGCGTGGTGAGAACTTCGTGACCCGCAAGATCACGCGTGGTGTGGCCGACATCGTGCATGGCAAGGCGACCGAGTTGCGGTTGGGGAACCTGGACGCGAAGCGTGACTGGGGTTTTGCGGGTGACTATGTGGAGGGGATGTGGTTGATGCTGCAACAGGACACCCCGGACGATTATGTGTTGGCGACCGGTGAGGCGCATTCGGTGCGTGAGTTCTGTGAGATCGCGTTCGGCCACGCGGGGTTGGACTGGGAGCGGTACGTGGTGGTCGACCCCGAGTTCTTCCGCCCGGCCGAGGTCGACTATCTGCTGGGTGATCCGACCAAGGCCCGCACCGAGTTGTCGTGGAAACCCACCACCAGCTTCGAGCAGCTCGTCACGATGATGGTCGACGCCGACCTCGCCGCATGA
- a CDS encoding WecB/TagA/CpsF family glycosyltransferase yields MNALPTRESSARRADGPIWHGIVLQPRDLNSSLELVSAAVAARHSSHVHLCNAWTMVLACSVKDSQLKRVLQCPSAINLVDGVPLARSLAWSNRVDAAVTRGPDLFDRSVPILARQGARQMLFGGTPETLQRLRLHFAQRGVSGQSLAGYAPPFRELDATTIDEYVERMLAAGVDVVWVGLGTPKQDVLARRAAEAGIPCVCVGAAFDFAAGVVSQAPRCLRESGFEWLYRMAMEPRRLAGRYVVGNVRFVDLALRHHRALRARSASTGAGLRR; encoded by the coding sequence ATGAACGCGCTGCCCACTCGTGAGAGTTCTGCCAGGCGAGCCGATGGACCGATCTGGCATGGAATAGTTCTGCAACCCCGTGACCTCAATTCCTCGCTGGAACTCGTGTCAGCAGCAGTTGCCGCCCGGCATAGCTCACACGTCCACCTTTGTAACGCCTGGACGATGGTCCTGGCATGCTCGGTCAAGGATTCGCAGTTGAAGCGAGTCCTCCAATGCCCGAGTGCCATCAACCTCGTCGATGGAGTGCCGCTGGCCCGGTCTCTCGCCTGGTCAAACCGCGTGGACGCGGCCGTGACTCGGGGACCGGACCTGTTCGACCGGTCGGTTCCGATCCTGGCCCGGCAGGGGGCGCGCCAGATGCTGTTCGGCGGTACGCCCGAGACGCTTCAACGTCTGCGACTTCACTTTGCTCAGCGCGGTGTGTCGGGACAATCGTTAGCAGGGTATGCCCCGCCGTTTCGCGAGCTGGACGCAACGACGATCGACGAGTACGTCGAACGGATGTTGGCAGCTGGGGTAGACGTAGTCTGGGTTGGCTTGGGGACCCCCAAACAGGATGTACTTGCACGCCGTGCGGCGGAGGCTGGCATTCCGTGTGTCTGTGTCGGCGCGGCCTTTGACTTCGCAGCGGGTGTCGTCTCGCAGGCACCTCGTTGCCTCAGGGAATCCGGATTTGAGTGGTTGTATCGTATGGCAATGGAACCCCGGCGCTTAGCAGGGCGCTACGTAGTTGGGAACGTTCGATTTGTAGATCTTGCGCTGAGACACCACCGTGCGCTTCGAGCTCGTTCAGCGTCGACAGGGGCTGGGTTGCGCCGATGA
- a CDS encoding glycosyltransferase family 4 protein: MKVLMIHNDYLELGGEYFSVRSEAEGLRAAGVDVELLLASNSQIAESNLWQKVTALTLQRDAYGLVSDAIDRYKPDLVHAQNLFPALGAGAIRALADAGIPWVRTLRNYRLACIGGDFRLDGDDCYLCESSARAHAGVRRRCYRDSRTQSIGAVAYARAERRASASHQPSAYLVLSRWMVSALQPVLDGVTVHVHPNIVPTASVAPAPKSERRFAAAFVGRLASNKGPDFVIEVAALRPDLQFAIAGSGPLAKQLETARPNVKLLGEISHPEALKLMANSVATLVPSRWDEPFGRVAAEALSVGTCPIVLARGGLPDIVDGLDDSLVQASLDPRQWAESLGTLCSLTDARYSRLTEACIRVASERYSASALTASLIRIYETVLPR; encoded by the coding sequence ATGAAGGTACTGATGATTCACAACGACTATCTGGAACTGGGTGGTGAGTACTTCTCGGTTCGTTCCGAAGCCGAGGGTTTAAGGGCAGCGGGCGTTGATGTGGAGCTGCTGCTTGCCAGCAACTCTCAGATTGCCGAATCAAATCTGTGGCAAAAAGTGACAGCCTTGACCCTGCAACGTGATGCGTATGGGCTCGTTTCCGATGCCATTGACCGGTACAAGCCGGACCTAGTCCATGCTCAGAACCTGTTTCCGGCCCTCGGAGCCGGTGCTATACGTGCACTTGCTGATGCGGGAATTCCGTGGGTGCGCACCTTGCGCAACTATAGGTTGGCGTGCATCGGCGGAGACTTCCGTCTTGACGGCGATGATTGTTACCTCTGTGAATCGTCTGCTCGTGCCCACGCAGGCGTTCGTCGTCGCTGCTACAGAGACAGCCGTACCCAGTCGATAGGCGCGGTCGCCTACGCCCGTGCAGAGAGGCGCGCTTCGGCCAGCCACCAGCCGTCGGCGTACCTGGTGCTCAGTCGCTGGATGGTCTCGGCTCTCCAACCGGTGCTCGACGGCGTCACCGTTCACGTCCATCCGAACATCGTGCCCACGGCGTCGGTCGCCCCGGCGCCCAAGAGTGAAAGGCGATTTGCTGCCGCTTTTGTCGGTCGACTCGCCTCGAACAAAGGCCCCGACTTCGTGATCGAAGTGGCTGCACTACGCCCCGATCTTCAGTTTGCGATCGCAGGTAGCGGGCCTCTCGCGAAGCAGTTAGAAACCGCTCGACCGAACGTCAAACTGTTGGGTGAAATCTCGCATCCAGAAGCGTTGAAACTGATGGCCAACTCAGTCGCAACCTTGGTCCCTTCGCGGTGGGACGAACCGTTCGGAAGGGTTGCCGCAGAGGCGCTCTCGGTGGGTACATGCCCGATCGTTCTCGCACGCGGAGGGTTACCCGACATCGTTGACGGGCTTGATGACTCGCTCGTTCAGGCCTCACTGGATCCACGACAGTGGGCCGAATCTCTAGGAACGTTGTGCAGTCTCACCGACGCTCGATACTCCAGGCTCACAGAGGCTTGCATTCGAGTGGCGTCGGAGCGCTACTCGGCTTCGGCGCTCACAGCATCTCTCATTCGTATCTACGAGACGGTGTTGCCTCGATGA
- a CDS encoding GDP-L-fucose synthase family protein, with protein sequence MIPRDSRVFVAGHRGLVGSALVRKLEGEGFSNVLTATRDELDLRDQSEVSHWFKANRPEYVFLVAGTVGGIMANSTRPAEFIYDNMMIHGTVVHAAHEYDTSKLLYLGSSCIYPRAAEQPISEDELLTGPLEPTNEWYAVAKIAGIKLCQAYRRQYGRDFISAMPTNLYGPGDNFDLVSSHVLPALMRKFHDSIGEPDPEVVVWGTGSPMREFLHVDDLASACLYLMEHYSDDSHINVGTGVDLSIKELAEKVRDVVNPQARLTFDASKADGTPRKVLDVSKLNDLGWSPSYDLDTGIRSTYEWFLAEQESQHALRGMSDTVGAA encoded by the coding sequence ATGATCCCGCGTGATTCCCGAGTCTTCGTGGCCGGTCATCGGGGTTTGGTGGGGTCGGCGTTGGTGCGGAAGTTGGAGGGTGAGGGTTTTTCGAATGTGTTGACGGCGACTCGTGATGAGTTGGATTTGCGGGATCAGTCGGAGGTGTCGCATTGGTTCAAGGCGAATCGTCCGGAGTATGTGTTTCTGGTGGCGGGGACGGTTGGTGGGATCATGGCGAACTCAACGCGTCCGGCGGAGTTCATCTACGACAACATGATGATTCACGGGACGGTGGTGCATGCGGCGCATGAGTACGACACGTCGAAGCTGTTGTATTTGGGGTCGTCGTGTATTTATCCGCGGGCGGCGGAGCAGCCGATCAGTGAGGACGAGTTGTTGACGGGTCCGTTGGAGCCGACGAATGAGTGGTATGCGGTGGCGAAGATCGCGGGGATCAAGTTGTGTCAGGCGTATCGGCGTCAGTACGGGCGGGATTTCATTTCGGCGATGCCGACGAATTTGTACGGGCCGGGTGACAATTTCGATTTGGTGTCGTCGCATGTGTTGCCGGCGTTGATGCGCAAGTTCCATGATTCGATCGGTGAGCCGGATCCGGAGGTCGTGGTGTGGGGGACGGGGTCGCCGATGCGCGAGTTCCTCCACGTCGACGACCTCGCCAGCGCTTGCCTCTATCTGATGGAGCACTACTCCGATGATTCCCACATCAACGTGGGCACCGGGGTCGACCTCTCCATCAAGGAACTGGCCGAGAAGGTTCGCGACGTCGTCAACCCGCAGGCCCGGCTCACCTTCGACGCGTCGAAGGCCGACGGCACCCCGCGCAAGGTGTTGGACGTGTCGAAGTTGAATGATCTGGGTTGGTCGCCGAGCTACGACCTCGACACCGGCATTCGTAGCACCTACGAGTGGTTCCTCGCCGAGCAGGAGTCGCAGCACGCACTTCGCGGCATGAGTGACACGGTTGGCGCAGCCTGA
- a CDS encoding type IV pilus twitching motility protein PilT: MFDPDPTLVTLLQATVNSGSSDLHITVGRAPTARRDGTLVSFENVKVLEPDDTERMVMSLLNDEQVKELEENYQVDFSFGIPGLGRFRANAYNQRNTLALALRVIPFRVRSLEELGAPRAVTTLLNKPYGIVLSVGPTGSGKSTTLAAMVDRINETKPVHILTIEDPIEYLHNHKTAMVNQREVGTDARSFEQGLRSALREDPDVILLGEMRDLESIQIALSLAETGHLVFATLHTNDASQALDRMVDVFPAEKRDQIQTMLAGALQGVVSQRLLPAVSGGRVAAFEVLMGNEAVKNLIREGKSRQLRNVVATGGPDGMQTIEMDLARLVTSGLVTMETAQSISAYPSEIQAQVSTLRSQAQAAATAASGQVATSGSGQNMGAQEEESTEEPTEEPTPA; this comes from the coding sequence ATGTTCGATCCAGATCCGACACTCGTCACGTTGCTCCAGGCAACGGTCAACTCGGGTTCGTCCGACCTCCACATCACGGTCGGGCGCGCCCCCACGGCACGTCGTGACGGCACCCTCGTCTCGTTCGAAAACGTGAAGGTGCTCGAGCCCGACGACACCGAGCGGATGGTCATGTCGCTCCTGAACGACGAGCAGGTCAAGGAGCTCGAGGAGAACTACCAGGTCGACTTCTCGTTCGGTATCCCGGGCCTCGGCCGTTTCCGTGCCAACGCCTACAACCAGCGAAACACGCTGGCGCTCGCACTGCGCGTCATCCCGTTCCGCGTCCGTTCCCTCGAAGAGCTCGGCGCTCCGCGAGCGGTCACCACCCTCCTCAACAAGCCGTACGGCATCGTGCTGTCGGTGGGCCCCACCGGTTCCGGCAAGTCGACCACGCTGGCGGCGATGGTCGACCGGATCAACGAGACGAAGCCGGTCCACATCCTCACGATCGAAGACCCGATCGAGTACCTCCACAACCACAAGACCGCAATGGTGAACCAGCGCGAGGTCGGCACCGACGCCCGCTCGTTCGAGCAGGGTCTGCGTTCTGCCCTTCGTGAAGACCCCGACGTCATTCTCCTGGGCGAAATGCGCGACCTCGAGTCGATCCAGATTGCGCTCTCCCTTGCCGAGACCGGCCACCTCGTGTTCGCCACCTTGCACACGAACGACGCCAGCCAGGCCCTCGACCGCATGGTCGACGTGTTCCCGGCCGAGAAGCGCGACCAGATCCAGACCATGCTGGCCGGCGCCCTCCAGGGCGTCGTCTCCCAGCGTCTGCTCCCCGCCGTCAGCGGTGGTCGTGTCGCAGCGTTCGAGGTGCTGATGGGCAACGAGGCCGTCAAGAACCTGATCCGTGAGGGCAAGTCGCGCCAGCTCCGCAACGTGGTCGCCACCGGCGGCCCCGACGGCATGCAGACGATCGAGATGGACCTCGCCCGCCTCGTGACCTCCGGCCTGGTGACCATGGAAACAGCGCAGAGCATCTCTGCCTACCCCAGCGAGATCCAAGCCCAGGTCTCCACCCTCCGCAGCCAAGCCCAAGCCGCCGCAACAGCCGCCAGCGGCCAGGTCGCCACCAGCGGCAGCGGCCAAAACATGGGCGCCCAAGAAGAAGAGTCGACCGAAGAGCCGACCGAAGAACCAACCCCGGCGTAA
- a CDS encoding sugar transferase yields MTAATIAGAAPQQRAAMSPSKRAFDVVVGAVLCVITLPLLLALATWSGVRLRAWPFFVQERVGLGQQPIRIVKIRTLSPQTPAYLDKSELLEHGGEQRWAAALRKSHLDELPQFWQVVAGTLSLVGPRPMIASIVERMPAESACLRHSIRPGVTGPWQISVDGGSLLDDACDYDLAYVRRASARVDLSIIAWTTAQAVGASERSKAWVFNLMRVDIELPDGRCSDLVGVGNESDAGADETTHPASLHAS; encoded by the coding sequence GTGACCGCGGCCACGATCGCAGGTGCGGCTCCGCAACAGCGGGCTGCAATGAGTCCGTCAAAGCGAGCGTTCGACGTCGTCGTCGGGGCGGTGCTTTGCGTAATCACCTTGCCGCTCTTGTTGGCGCTGGCAACCTGGTCCGGCGTGCGTCTTCGCGCTTGGCCATTCTTCGTTCAGGAACGTGTTGGACTCGGCCAACAGCCGATTCGCATCGTCAAAATCCGAACTCTTAGCCCGCAGACCCCCGCCTACCTCGACAAATCCGAACTCCTCGAGCACGGGGGTGAACAGCGTTGGGCTGCGGCACTCCGCAAGAGCCACCTCGACGAGCTGCCTCAGTTCTGGCAGGTCGTCGCCGGCACACTGAGTCTTGTTGGACCTCGTCCGATGATCGCGTCGATCGTCGAGCGGATGCCGGCCGAATCCGCTTGCTTGCGACACAGTATTCGCCCCGGCGTTACTGGCCCTTGGCAGATCTCCGTAGATGGGGGTTCGCTGCTGGACGACGCCTGCGACTACGACCTCGCCTACGTTCGTCGTGCCTCGGCCCGGGTCGACCTGAGCATCATCGCGTGGACGACGGCCCAGGCGGTTGGAGCGTCCGAAAGGTCGAAAGCGTGGGTGTTTAATCTAATGCGCGTCGACATCGAACTGCCGGATGGCCGCTGTTCAGACTTGGTCGGCGTTGGCAACGAGTCGGACGCTGGCGCCGACGAGACGACGCATCCAGCGTCACTGCATGCCTCGTAG
- a CDS encoding O-antigen ligase family protein, which produces MEEGSATATSQDPLSRLSASGPGDLDGPATESLRVSPLALLIGLTGGWLAIAIGPWFFEPSWTPRTLALLVTLPFGWVSLAAAARRRHWASILASAAVMWSLVSVLLAPGSMIGVFSTSREMTVVVLAASIGLWSLAARVPVADRSVCEDLIVGALGLSAAIGLVQVMAQPTSGWIATYYGRATGLTPHPVYFGALMAAGAVLVASRLVVGRWWWGALLALFAAAISASGTRVAFGASLVGLALVVRSSPGRRLVLCGPPFAVGICIGMLSTRPASNSSTTAVSAVGRLSDSGGALSERIDVWGFGLEAFLEKPVFGWGLGNFRSATQGHYSLEFARSVSDRSPWFDAHNLIVELLVAVGPVGLGLFAAFGVLAGYRSRGPSAIASMTIALTWLLEPVSLSTLPLALILLGLSSTPAASISWPFVSSRLAAGALAVGSAAALFVGARDVAFKEALRTDDAAKVESVASWFWRDPIVADAVAQSWQIDYIYAPSQHAEERAITWSQRVTDYEPLRPTWWDRLGTRLYFHGKDEAARASFEQAVSLQPLRASTWSYLLDIADEEGDVNLEQRAVLTLCLLDSDRCRLP; this is translated from the coding sequence ATGGAAGAGGGTTCTGCGACGGCAACGTCGCAGGACCCTCTTTCGCGTCTCTCTGCCAGCGGCCCGGGAGACCTCGATGGGCCGGCAACCGAGTCGCTGCGGGTGTCACCGCTAGCGCTACTGATCGGTTTGACTGGGGGCTGGCTGGCCATTGCCATCGGGCCTTGGTTCTTCGAGCCGTCGTGGACTCCGCGGACCCTCGCTCTGCTCGTCACGCTGCCGTTCGGCTGGGTGTCTTTGGCCGCCGCTGCGCGACGAAGGCACTGGGCGTCGATTCTGGCGAGCGCGGCTGTGATGTGGTCGCTGGTTTCGGTACTTCTCGCCCCTGGCTCGATGATCGGAGTCTTCTCGACGTCGAGAGAAATGACCGTCGTCGTCCTAGCTGCATCGATCGGGCTCTGGTCTCTGGCGGCGAGAGTGCCGGTCGCCGACCGCTCGGTCTGCGAAGACCTGATTGTTGGAGCGCTCGGTCTGAGCGCTGCCATCGGGCTCGTGCAGGTGATGGCGCAGCCGACGAGCGGTTGGATCGCTACCTACTATGGGCGGGCCACCGGGCTGACTCCGCACCCTGTCTACTTCGGTGCGCTCATGGCGGCCGGGGCAGTGCTCGTGGCCTCCCGACTTGTCGTGGGTCGGTGGTGGTGGGGGGCGTTGCTGGCGCTCTTCGCGGCGGCAATCAGCGCGTCTGGCACCCGCGTCGCGTTCGGCGCCTCGCTCGTGGGGCTCGCGCTGGTCGTTCGATCCAGTCCGGGGCGTCGGCTCGTTCTGTGTGGGCCGCCGTTCGCCGTCGGTATCTGCATCGGCATGCTGTCGACGCGACCCGCAAGCAACTCATCGACGACCGCCGTTTCGGCAGTTGGCCGCCTCAGTGATTCGGGTGGTGCCTTGTCCGAGCGGATCGACGTCTGGGGTTTCGGTCTCGAAGCCTTCCTCGAGAAGCCGGTCTTCGGCTGGGGGCTCGGAAACTTCCGTTCCGCAACTCAGGGCCACTATTCACTCGAGTTCGCTCGATCGGTGAGCGACCGTTCGCCATGGTTCGACGCCCACAACCTCATTGTTGAGCTGCTGGTCGCCGTCGGCCCGGTTGGGCTCGGATTGTTTGCCGCCTTCGGCGTCCTGGCCGGCTATCGATCGCGCGGTCCTTCCGCAATCGCTTCGATGACGATTGCTCTCACGTGGCTTCTGGAGCCCGTGTCGTTGTCGACACTTCCGCTTGCGTTGATCTTGCTCGGTCTGTCGTCGACACCGGCAGCGTCAATTTCGTGGCCGTTCGTGAGTAGTCGTCTCGCCGCTGGGGCGCTCGCTGTGGGTTCGGCGGCGGCACTGTTTGTGGGTGCGCGAGACGTTGCGTTCAAAGAGGCGCTGAGAACAGACGACGCCGCAAAGGTCGAGTCGGTGGCCTCTTGGTTCTGGAGAGATCCAATCGTTGCCGATGCAGTTGCCCAGTCCTGGCAGATCGACTACATCTACGCTCCGTCCCAGCATGCCGAAGAGAGGGCGATCACCTGGTCGCAGCGAGTCACCGACTACGAACCGCTCAGGCCCACCTGGTGGGATCGTCTTGGGACACGCCTGTACTTCCATGGGAAGGACGAAGCGGCACGAGCGTCATTTGAACAGGCGGTCAGTCTGCAGCCGCTTCGCGCCTCAACGTGGTCGTATCTGCTCGACATCGCTGACGAAGAAGGTGATGTCAATCTCGAGCAGAGAGCAGTCCTCACTCTGTGTTTGCTCGATTCGGACAGGTGTCGCCTCCCCTGA
- a CDS encoding prepilin peptidase, with translation MDTTLVILACIVMGLLVGSFLTVVVDRVPRGGSVVAPPSACGACGHRLTAPDLVPIVSWVVLRGKCRHCGHPIGWEPIIIEVATATIFTLFGLEFGADAVLPAFWILGAALVALVWIDLREFRLPREITYTAFVLGFIALTVAALVNDEPERIWKSLVGAGIALAIMGLIYLGSRGQMGDGDVRLAPLLGLYLGYLNLGTVPIGLFLGFLIGAVVGVVAMAVGSAGRKTALPFGPFLALGTVVAIFIGPEIVDLIWQA, from the coding sequence ATGGACACGACACTGGTGATACTCGCCTGCATCGTGATGGGGTTGTTGGTCGGCTCGTTCTTGACGGTGGTGGTCGATCGCGTCCCGCGCGGCGGTTCGGTGGTGGCACCGCCGAGCGCGTGCGGCGCGTGTGGTCACCGACTCACGGCACCCGACCTGGTGCCGATCGTCTCGTGGGTGGTCTTGCGTGGCAAGTGCCGGCACTGCGGGCACCCGATCGGCTGGGAGCCGATCATCATCGAGGTGGCGACGGCCACGATCTTCACCCTCTTCGGGCTGGAGTTCGGCGCCGACGCAGTGCTGCCCGCGTTCTGGATCTTGGGTGCCGCGCTGGTGGCGCTGGTGTGGATCGACCTGCGCGAGTTCCGGCTGCCGCGGGAGATCACGTACACGGCGTTCGTGCTGGGGTTCATTGCGCTGACTGTCGCTGCGCTGGTGAACGACGAGCCGGAGCGGATCTGGAAGTCGTTGGTCGGTGCCGGGATCGCGCTGGCGATCATGGGGCTGATCTACCTGGGGAGCCGTGGGCAGATGGGCGACGGTGACGTTCGCCTGGCGCCGCTGCTGGGCTTGTACCTCGGGTACCTGAACCTGGGGACCGTGCCGATCGGGCTGTTCCTGGGGTTCTTGATCGGGGCCGTGGTGGGGGTCGTGGCGATGGCGGTCGGTTCGGCCGGCCGCAAGACCGCGCTGCCGTTCGGGCCGTTCCTGGCGTTGGGGACGGTGGTCGCGATCTTCATCGGGCCGGAGATCGTGGATCTGATCTGGCAGGCCTAG
- a CDS encoding type II secretion system protein yields MKKQDEGFTLIELLIVIVILGILATVVVFSVRGITDDGQENACETDYRTLEVAIEAYYAKYGSDNAGSLDMTALEQAGLIREGSAENYDVSAGAITGTCP; encoded by the coding sequence ATGAAGAAGCAAGACGAGGGCTTCACCCTCATCGAACTCCTGATCGTCATCGTCATCCTCGGCATCCTGGCCACCGTCGTGGTGTTCTCGGTCCGTGGCATCACCGACGACGGCCAGGAGAACGCCTGCGAGACCGACTACCGAACCCTGGAAGTCGCCATCGAGGCCTACTACGCCAAGTACGGCAGCGACAACGCCGGCTCGTTGGACATGACGGCGCTGGAGCAGGCCGGCCTTATTCGCGAAGGTTCGGCCGAGAACTACGACGTCTCGGCGGGCGCCATCACCGGCACCTGCCCGTGA
- a CDS encoding type II secretion system protein — protein MRNFEQKSDGFSLIELLIVIVILGILAAVVVFSVRGITDNGQDSACQADERTLATATEAYFAEYAASTIEPTDGSVEQTLIAAELLREESQYWDLASDGTVTPVTPCP, from the coding sequence ATGCGAAACTTTGAACAGAAGTCGGACGGATTCTCGTTGATCGAGCTCTTGATTGTCATCGTGATCCTCGGGATCCTGGCGGCGGTCGTCGTATTCTCGGTCCGAGGGATCACGGATAACGGCCAGGATTCGGCATGTCAAGCCGACGAGCGGACACTCGCCACAGCAACCGAGGCGTACTTCGCGGAGTATGCCGCCAGCACGATCGAACCGACGGATGGGAGCGTCGAACAGACGCTCATCGCGGCTGAACTGCTACGCGAGGAGTCGCAGTACTGGGATCTTGCTAGCGATGGCACGGTGACTCCCGTAACTCCGTGTCCCTAG
- a CDS encoding DUF429 domain-containing protein produces MAGPRDNPFKNIAGVTPCPGGWLVLPGRIAGVTVVAEEAFVLKTLAEVLDYRPKFDFAAVNVPFGYPEYPNIQYRRCDKEARGMLGWPSRVRVHPVPSRAALFAKSRKEAQTIEPWLTKNDFRHFKWMKEAATEVQPFHSRSFYSAHPELSFAHMNGDKPLTSSPYHDEGLAHRLDLIRSKLPGIDEVVSRVPPQGAGIQHMYEAAAMIWTARRASGRAISRLPMDPEWDEAGIRVELVR; encoded by the coding sequence ATGGCAGGCCCCCGCGACAACCCCTTCAAGAACATCGCCGGCGTCACCCCCTGCCCGGGCGGCTGGCTGGTCCTCCCCGGCCGCATCGCCGGTGTCACCGTCGTCGCGGAAGAAGCCTTCGTCCTGAAGACCCTCGCCGAGGTCCTCGACTACCGCCCCAAGTTCGACTTCGCCGCGGTCAACGTCCCGTTCGGTTACCCCGAGTACCCGAACATCCAGTACCGCCGGTGCGACAAGGAGGCCCGCGGCATGCTCGGCTGGCCGAGCCGTGTCCGTGTCCACCCGGTCCCGAGCCGCGCCGCCCTGTTCGCGAAGTCGCGCAAAGAAGCCCAGACGATCGAGCCCTGGCTGACCAAGAACGACTTCCGTCACTTCAAGTGGATGAAGGAAGCAGCGACCGAGGTCCAGCCGTTCCATTCCCGTAGCTTCTACAGCGCCCACCCCGAACTCAGCTTCGCCCACATGAACGGCGACAAGCCCTTGACGTCGAGCCCGTACCACGACGAAGGCTTGGCCCACCGCCTCGACTTGATCCGTTCGAAGCTCCCCGGCATCGACGAAGTCGTCAGCCGTGTCCCGCCCCAAGGCGCCGGCATCCAACACATGTACGAAGCCGCCGCCATGATCTGGACCGCAAGAAGGGCCAGCGGCAGGGCAATCAGCCGCCTCCCCATGGACCCCGAATGGGACGAAGCCGGCATCCGAGTAGAACTCGTCCGATAG